In Eucalyptus grandis isolate ANBG69807.140 chromosome 4, ASM1654582v1, whole genome shotgun sequence, the following proteins share a genomic window:
- the LOC104442907 gene encoding tryptophan synthase beta chain 1, whose translation MKRAESNNLAVISPVKIGLKALHVARALRQRKIDEVERRERRGKFGIYGGTFVPETLMSCLAKLEADFNFVLHDAEFQAELAIALRDYVGRETPLYFSERLTNYYKNENGEGPDIYLKREDLNHCGAHKMNNAIAQAMIAKRMGRRRVVAATGAGQHGVATAAACAKLSLDCTIFMGSEDMEKQASNVFLIKLLGAQVTKVEGSFKDASSEAIRQWVNDLEVSYYLTGTVVGPHPCPSMVREFQSIIGRETRRQAMERWGGRPDVVVACIGSGSNALGIFHEFVGDEGVRLVGVEAAGFGLDSGRHAATLAAGHVGVYHGAMSYLLQDQEGQVLGAHSVGVGLQYPGVGPELSFLKDTGRAEFHTVTNEEALNAYQLLSRLEGIIPAMEAAHALAYLQKLCPTLPDSTKVVVNCSGRGDKDAPLFFQHRPTLNA comes from the exons ATGAAACGAGCTGAAAGTAACAACTTGGCGGTTATTAGCCCGGTGAAAATTGGGTTGAAAGCTTTACACGTGGCGAGGGCGCTGCGTCAAAGAAAAATCGATGAGgttgagaggagagagaggagaggcaAGTTTGGGATTTATGGAGGGACTTTTGTGCCTGAGACGTTGATGAGTTGCTTGGCCAAGCTTGAAGCTGACTTCAACTTTGTTCTGCATGATGCTGAATTTCAG GCGGAGCTGGCCATAGCTCTAAGAGACTACGTCGGAAGGGAGACGCCTTTGTACTTCTCAGAGCGGCTCACCAACTATTACAAGAACGAGAACGGAGAAGGGCCGGACATTTACCTGAAGAGAGAGGATCTCAACCACTGCGGCGCACACAAGATGAACAACGCCATCGCGCAGGCAATGATCGCCAAGCGCATGGGCAGGCGAAGGGTGGTGGCGGCGACGGGAGCAGGCCAGCACGGCGTAGCGACCGCTGCCGCGTGCGCTAAGCTGTCTCTGGATTGCACCATCTTCATGGGTTCTGAAGATATGGAGAAGCAAGCTTCTAATGTGTTCTTAATCAAGCTACTAGGTGCTCAG GTAACCAAAGTGGAAGGGAGCTTCAAGGATGCCAGCTCAGAGGCCATAAGGCAATGGGTGAACGACTTGGAAGTGAGCTATTACCTGACAGGGACGGTGGTGGGTCCGCACCCATGCCCGAGCATGGTGAGGGAGTTCCAATCCATCATCGGGAGGGAGACGAGGAGGCAGGCGATGGAGCGGTGGGGAGGGCGGCCAGACGTGGTAGTGGCATGCATCGGGAGTGGCTCCAATGCACTGGGGATCTTCCATGAGTTCGTTGGTGATGAGGGGGTGAGACTGGTCGGTGTGGAGGCCGCTGGGTTTGGCCTTGACTCAGGGAGGCATGCGGCCACTCTGGCCGCAGGCCATGTTGGGGTCTACCATGGAGCCATGAGCTACTTGTTGCAGGACCAGGAAGGCCAAGTTCTTGGTGCTCACTCCGTTGGTGTCGG GCTACAATATCCTGGAGTGGGCCCGGAGCTGAGCTTCCTCAAAGACACGGGACGAGCAGAATTCCATACCGTCACCAACGAAGAAGCTCTGAACG CATACCAATTGCTATCTAGATTGGAAGGCATAATCCCAGCAATGGAAGCCGCTCATGCGTTGGCGTATTTACAGAAACTTTGCCCGACCCTCCCCGATTCCACAAAGGTTGTGGTGAATTGCAGCGGACGAGGAGATAAAGACGCGCCTCTGTTCTTTCAACACCGACCCACCCTCAACGCATAA